The genomic window TATTATCCACATTCCTTTCGTTCATTTTTACACCTTTTTAATTGGTTCATTGACAATAATCCATTCTTTTGTAACGTATATTGTGTAAACTACAAAACTGTTATAATTATAATGTTATTTCATATCAGTGGAATTTTAAAGAATGACTATTTTTTTCTCTGGGATACAAATACGAATACTTTATCGAGCAAACCAATCCTAATAGTATGCTACGTGTATATATACAGCTACCGACACACTTATATATGTATACGCAATGATAATGATGAGGACGGATGGTTGTATAACGTCCAGCGGCAATTTAAATAGAtctaagaagacgtggtatgagtgcctatgagataactctacatccaagtcaaaatttataaaagtagctcattataggtcaaattaaaTGCTTATTCAAGACGAAaacatgttcatttttttacataaataaggccgttagttttctcgttttaattgttttacattgtcttatcggggccttttatagctgactatgcggtatgggctttgctcattgttgaatgccgtacggtgacctatagttgttaatgaggctgtgtcattttggtcttttgtggatagttgtctcattggcaatcataccacatcttcttttttatatataatgcaTTATGATTACTATTAATCCTTATTTCCACTCGGCTGACACGCTGTGTTTACTCCGACCCGAACAGTTTGCTCCTACTCTTCAATGTCGCGTGCTAAGCGGAGAAACAGCATGCAAATATACCATATTAAAGTCCGTGGTTTGACACGGCTGGGTTCGCACCAACGAACTCACCGTGGCACGCGCAAGGCGAACAGGTAACCATGAGACAACCGAAGCGGTCGGAAACATCgaaaaaatcatatcaaatttaACCAATTGTGTACATTGTCTCACTTAACGAAGTTCATTTTGCCGTGGCTTTCTCGCTATCTTAACTGATAATTTTACTATACATATTGTAAATAGTAAAGAAGTTCTTAGAAAGAATTTGCAACATACtcaatttcaaaattgtatcaATAAAAGGATGCAAttgaatttgaataaaacaaTCAAGTAATCTAAAAATTTAGAAAGAAATAAGACTGCGTTACCTGTTCTGTTATAGGTCCACGTGGTTGTAGACCGGTTACCTGTTCTGTTATAGGTCCACGTGGTTGTAGACCGGTTATGTGAAAATGCAAGGACAGGTCAAGATAAAGCTCGTTACTATCTTCTTATTATCTTAAGTAAGTGTAGTGTGGTATTATAAATTAGAAGTACATTTCTTATCTTTACTTATGAATTAGTTTATTCCAGCTTTATAAACAACAAATGTTACTTGTTTACCCTatagtaacatacatgtatattatcatTTGATAAGGGGGCAAACGGTAACCCCATTTGTTTAATGCCGCCCTTATTATTGTCACTTTTTTACGAAATTATGTTCGGCATTTACATTGTAGCAAGGATTTTAAGTATTATCCTTTCCTCGGTTAAGATTTTTCAGATGTTTCttcatttctataaaaaaaaaaatacatttataaacatcTTTATAAAAGAGGGGGCGAAAGATACCCGAGTGATATtcaaactcgtagatcgaaaataaactgacaacgccatggctaaaaaataaaaagacaaacagacaaataacagtacacaagacacaacaaagaaaactaaagactaagcaacacgaaccccaacaaaaactgtgGGTGCTcttatgtgctccggaagggtaagctgatcggcctgctccacatgtgacatacacccgtcgtgttgctcatgttgttacacacccggtaaatagtataatttggtaggtcacattcgtggtgaaaagggaagtggattgtcATTACGACATGTATAAggtacatatccgatatcatttccataacggtcaacccctcgtgatggcgtccgtaagaattacgaagggatgatttcaacttcaccataagcagatcctgttcctcGTGTGGCACCAATCGTGTTGCTTAGGTTATTACAAACCTAGTCTAATTCTGAAGGATGCAGGGGCGGATCAAGCCAATTAAAGAAAAAGGGGGAGTCTCAACccagggttccaactatatgtcctcattcaaatgcattgatcgtccaactTGAAaaaatctccccccccccccccacccaacaaaaatagaaaaatctgGATCTGCCACACTTGGATTAAGTGTCTTCCCATCTTATTCTTGCAAATGTGCCTCAGAGAATATAATGTACGAGTGTACACAATCtaaatctattttttatttaaattgtatgACTGAAACATATTCGGCTGCTCTTATCAAGACGCACTGTACTAGTGTATCTTATTTTGAACTTAAAGACATATCGAATGAAATAAACAGTGCCTTGAAAACTGAAATCAAAGCAAATTACATTATTAAGGCTATGCATTTGAATATAACAAGTCTCTAATTTAAGATACTTACTTATAGTTACTTATAGTTGATTTCCAGTACAGGATCCCTCAAGGTTCCTCTTCACCAGACTCGTAGTTTAATgtgtttcttatactattttgaccGTGACTTCCGGATATTTCTGCTCTATATATAGTCATTATAGTATAATTCTTCGTCTGACCAATATTTGTCTAGTCgatttttgaatgaatttatcGATGGTGACTTTGTTATTTTATCTGGTAGTTTGTTCCAGGTTTTAGCAATTCTAACAGAGAAAGAGTGTTTACGGATATTAGATTGGAATATTTGATGAACTACTTTATTACTGTTGGTCCTACTACTACATCTTTGTTGAGAATCGTCTGCCTTTCTTAAAAATGAGCTAACTTCTTTGTCGTAGTGTCCGTTCATTGTTTTGAAGGTTTCGATCATGTCTCCTCTTATTCTCCTATGGGATAATGTAGGTAAGcctagtttttatacgcccgtcgtcttttagacggggcgtattatggtataccgttgtccgtccgtccgtctgtccgtctgtccgtccgtccgtccgtccgtccgtcgtccacacttcggacaataactcaaaaacactttcaccaatttccatgaaacttaagtgaattgtttatatctattgacgtaagctccctttcgtttttttttaatttcagattttaagttttggatttatggggctttattcataaaaaaggggggattttcaacacttcggacaataactcaaaaaggctttcaccaatgtccatgaaactttggtgaattgtttatatctattgatgtaagctccctttcaatttttataaatttcagattttaagttttggatttatggggctttattcataaaaaaaaggggggattttcaacacttcggacaataacaaaaaaggctttcaccaatgtccatgaaactttggtgaattgtttatatctattgatgtaagctccctttcaatttttataaatttcagattttaagttttggatttatggggctttattcataaaaaaatgggtgattttcaacacttcggacaataactcaaaaaagctttcaccaatgtccatgaaactttggtgaattgtttatatctattgatgtaagctcccttttaatttttataaatttcagattttaagttttggatttatggggctttattcataaaaaaaagggggattttcaacacttcggacagtaactcaaaaaggctttcaccaatgtccatgaaactttggtgaattgtttatatctattgatgtaagctccctttcaatttttataaatttcagattttacatttccgtgttatgaatttttatgcttaaaaaaggggggattttcgaattttgggacaataactaacactttcacaaaattttatgcaactttgataaattgtttatatctattgacataagctcccttttcatttttataaattttagattttacgttttcttaagtaatgaatttttatacctaaaaaagggggattttatgaaactttggtgaatatattaatgtaacatctcttttgatttgtatatatatttctagttgatcatataaattcatttaaagcataaaagacaagttaaaagagcaacgggcgtatcatgcgctaaagcgcagccctttattttagTCTCTCTGGGTAGCTCATGTCTTTTAGCCCTGGTAGTTGTTTTGTTACCCTTCTTTGGACACCTTCTATTTTGTCTATATCTTTCTTTTTGTATGGGGACCAGACTGAGCTGGCATAGTCTAGGTGTGTTCTAACCATGGTTTTGTATAGTGGCATGAATGTCTCTATTCCCAGGTATTTAAATGTTCTTCTAAGAACTGCGAATATGGAGTTATCAAATAGTTTCCGACAATTTTAGTATTACATCTCTTTCGCAGGTAATGCCTATctcatattaaatatataaaacaaggaTTCGAAATTCCTcctatatataattattttaaaaccaCAAGCCTCTGGATTTTGATCGATAGGTTTGCAATTGTCCGGAAATATCTTACGTGAATTTTCGTTTCCGATTTACATTTAGTATATTTGTTATGCTTCCGGTTAAGAAaatctgagagaaaaaaaatcataacatgaCCAGAAATATATGCGCAAAATGTTGATACTTTCAGAATATTGTTAATATTTAAGTAAGATAACAGATTGGTGAACATTTAATTCGCATACCATGTCAGCTGACAAAGTAACAGACGCAAGCAAGGTCAAAGCACTGGTCAACGCCATGCACAAACAGGGCATTCGTCTTCTGGCGATGGATTTCGATCAGACATTGATATCTATTCACTCTGGTGGTCGATGGAAAGAAACAATTGAAAATCTAGTCAAAGAGGTCCGACCCTGCATGAAAGATTTGATTCCTGCTTGCCTTGAAAAGGGGATTTACGTTGCCATTGTTACCTACTCGGCACAGTCTTGGTTAATTAAAGAtctgatgaaaaatttatatgaTAGGTAAAGTTTCAGCATACAATTTAcaactataagttatatggtttgctaATGACCCCCTTTTGATCTGTAATGCCAGAGACCGAGTCCCCCTTTGGAATTTAAGAACACTCTATGGATTGGCAGGGGGTCAGTAGTGAACTGTATAAAGTATTTATCTCACACAGGACTTTTCAGCATTTtgcagaaaaataaacaatgaaatacaacaacatcattagatgacgtcaccattaacagtAGACTTGAGGTCATGAACCCCCTACATTTACATATatgatttataataataaaataaatacatgaaatacctTTGCCTAATTTTCAGAAAATGCCTTTATTGATCTTTGTGCTTATTTATACATGTGAGAATAGACTATggtaacaaaaaaaatgtacattcatAGAGTAGGCTGAAAAACAAGATAGATTCCTACTCCTTGAATATATCATGTAAGATATTGATAGGTAAATGTATTTGACCAATTTAACATTATAATTAATACCTATTGTTTTTGGAAAGGTTGCTATAGCTTGCAATAGCAATAAACTTTCTTAAGGCATCGGCCTCTAACCGGAAAAGAGACAGACTATCTTACTTTAGGAAGTGTGTCCTACTTCTAGATAATGTAGTACTGGTGTTTTAAAACTAATATTATAGAAAgatgcttttgaaattttgagctCTTCTATTTTAATAGCATACAGCTTGAATTAAAATGTACTGAATTTTCatagataaatgaaataattatataattcaacttcatttgaaaatgACGAACAAACACTACTTCACGGATCTGTGTCATATCCATATATGTGTGCCTCCAAACAGGAGTACTATACACTATATAATCCCAGTTTCAAAGGTTTCCTACCTTCCTCCGGTTGACGAGAAAATTAATACCTGgtataaaatatttcatgaatgaacatttttcgTCGCTTACTACGATTTTTACAAATGTTTCTGCAATAGGTAAATGCCCGAGAGTATCAGAAGTTATATCATGGTATCTCATCTCATCTCGGTCCACATTACAAACTCGgactataataaacttggccttTTACATATTCGGCATGAGAATTCGTACTATAACAAAATTCGTAATTATACTAATTACTATGAAGACTCCTAAACAaagtttttgctcagttcttattatttttcttcttagaGTCTTTTTAGTTGTATTTTGAGGGGCCAACAGAAGGTAGGAATTTACTATAGAACcatatgggatttttttttttaattttcaataacaataataaattttataacttGAAAACAGTAAGTGACAGACACACATGGTTTTCAGTAATGATCACAGgaccataaaacaaatcaaattaattaaatttaggtTAGAGTCCATGGTGTCACCCCACCCAACCCTTCATGTTTGAGAACTTAAAAACagtcagatccccacccctaaaccatatatattcttataagttacaataaaacaaatcaaataaaataaaaggtgAGTCCCCTGGGGTCACTCTCAGCCCTGGTTGTTTGAGAACTTCTTaacagttgagatccccacccatataccataaatattattgtatgggacaatgaaataaatcaaatcaaatatagagGAACTCCAGAGGGGTCAGTCACCCCACCCCTTTCTTTttcaaaacttgtaaacggttgagatccccacccctaaaccatgtatatttttgtatgtagcaacaaaacaaatcaaagcaAATAAAGTGGGTGTCCGTTTGGGTCAGCTGcccccaccccctcatgtttgtgaacttggaaacggtcaagatccccacccagaaaccatatatatatttatgtacggggcatcaaaacaaatcaaataatataaagtgggagtccctttgggttagtgtttgataacttggaaacggtcgagatccccacccctaaaccatatatatttttttatggggcaacaaaacaaatcaaataaaataaagtgggagtccctttgggtcagccccaccccctGTTGTTTGAcgacttggaaatggtcaagatccttaacCCTATATATTCTTGTACTGGACACAAATCAAATGCAAAAGAAGGCGAGTCCCCAGGGGTCACTCCCACCCCCTtgatgtttgagaacttgtaaacggttgtgATCCCCACCcacaaaccatatatatttttgtatgggacaataaaataaatcaaatgaaatgtagaaGAAGTCCACAGGGGTGACCCCATCCCCTTtctttttgaaaacttgtaaacggtcgagattcCCACCCTATAAAACCAAATAtattcttttacatgttttatggggcaacaaaacaaaacaaatgaaatatagtgGGAGTCCCTCTGTGTCATCCCAAacccctcatgtttgagaacttgtaaacggttgagatccccaaccCTTAACCATAAATATTCTTGTATTGGTCTATAAAacgaataaaatgaaatataaggagagTCCTTCGGTGTAACACCACCCCAtcctgttttgagaacttgtcAACAGTCAAGATCCACCCCCTTCTTTTCgataacttgaaaactgttgaAACCCCCACACTGTGAAAGAACATATATTCTTGTacggaataataaaacaaatcagatgaaataaaatgCTAGTCCCCTAGGGTTACTCTTACCCTTACCTCCTGCCTGTTTGGGAACTTGTAAACTGTCTAGATCCCTGCCCCTAAATCATGAATACTACTGTACATGATTTCAAGaagatttgaatgacatacaGGTGTTATACCTAGACGTCACTTGTGCATATCACTTTACTAGACCAGACCAATTTGTATTGGACTTTGCTTAATGTCAGGCGACCGTGGGAATGACTAATTTTGAGAGCTTTGTTTGAGAAACTTAGTagcagcatcctgttacaattatttcttgataaagttttttttcttttttaagtaggAAAAAAGTTAACCACGCAATCTACACATTTACACtctatttgaaatattacaatcTACCATTGCAAACTTTCCACAGGtgcttttttgttatataataatCCAGCACTTTAAATTTAGATGATATAAAGATTGTCACGggtatgattttaaaattttttaatttgttgatttcTATTGATACGTTTGTCAAGAGACCTAtaattattacattgtattacattgtcTTTGATCATTTTGATCAACATTATTGATGAAATATCAATTCTTAAATTCAAAGAAGATTAAGATCTGTTCCCTCATTCCCTTGCCAGTTTCAGTCATCACCTATTGAAGTCATTTTGATGTTTCCTTTGAAATTTAATAGATGTTTAATGAATTTTTCTGCAATTCTCTCTCAGTCATATTAGTAAATATTCAATTATTATTGTTATCCCTATATATAAAGGCCTGAATTGGGTTTACAGACTGGGAATAATAAACAAAGTGCAGAACAAAAGGTCaaagagaaaaatattaaatttgatgGATATTGGATATTGGATATTGGAGggcttaaatataaagaatagagaataaacatgataaagacttCAGGAAAAATAGTTGaagagagaattttttttttaaaaaatgaagaaaaaggaAATAATAAAGGACCCCAATTTATCATGAAGGCCTGAATTGGGTTTACAGACTGGGAATggtatgcccttgaatttttactagataacatttttgttcgctttgggaattccgtatatcgtcagattatcggaattccaatggggactaactgtgcaccacttattgcggacctgtttttgtattgctatgagttacaatttatgacaaaaataagcaaagacccatcgaaacaacatctgataaacaaatttaataatacttttagatatttggatgatattttggctctcaataatgacgacttcagtatgactattaaagaaatttatcctgctgaacttactttaaataaagctaatactaacaatgaccactgtcctttcctcgatcttgatatctatatcactaacggaaagctgaatactaaaatttatgataaaagagatgatttttcatttcctatcgttaattatccatatttagatggtgacgttcccttgtcaccatcttacggtgtttatatatctcaacttgtacgattcgctcgtgtatgtaacaatgttttagattttaacgagagaaatttatgtattactgaaaaattattacaccagggttttcgatatcacaaactagtcaaaacatttactaaattttatcattggtataaggacatcattcgtaaatatagctcaacatgcagacttcttatacgttcaggtatttcacatccaattttttatggaaatattctttataaagcacaaaggtgtcagtattcacctcaaaaactaacaaaacctttgaatagacttattaagaagggatatactagtagttacgatactgttgtcaggtcattaaagattgcatattttggcgttaatattgattcacttatagggtctttgcatcggaactaaacacatttattcaaaaaccagttgttggcatgacacgggttatgttcttctcatatatgttatgatggtatgatactaaacccctaacgggaaggattgtgcctgatgttcatatgatgaaatcataatctttcagtcagtttaattgaagtctggagctggcatgtcagttaactgctagtagtctgttgttatttatgtattattgtcattttgtttattttctttggttacatcttctgacatcagactcggacttctcttggactgaatttttaatgtattattttaattttagtttcttgtgtacaatttggaaattagtatggcgttcattatcact from Mytilus galloprovincialis chromosome 5, xbMytGall1.hap1.1, whole genome shotgun sequence includes these protein-coding regions:
- the LOC143076893 gene encoding uncharacterized protein LOC143076893; amino-acid sequence: MSADKVTDASKVKALVNAMHKQGIRLLAMDFDQTLISIHSGGRWKETIENLVKEVRPCMKDLIPACLEKGIYVAIVTYSAQSWLIKDLMKNLYDRDASKVVVRGNTADFLERNNYEINGKEAHITDVLTCLYKNRHEIIKPNEVILFDDDTDNTNEAKKFGHWAVEVKDDISYDTFTEISAMFQSKSSK